A region from the Medicago truncatula cultivar Jemalong A17 chromosome 6, MtrunA17r5.0-ANR, whole genome shotgun sequence genome encodes:
- the LOC11426069 gene encoding uncharacterized protein: MNHCGYQQKNAMRSCEEMRMESLVCPKPIRFGLMNRNHIRPFRPQILSYQSEVEDSGVREDLLDIILPKGNCYSERFGDQFGSSPPPFFCGSPPSRASNPVIQDEQFGNGNGHGNFSPFSMAPSSPSSSARGCAPMKKFGHTQAAVRIEGFDCLNRDRSNCSISAVA; this comes from the exons ATGAATCACTGTGGCTATCAGCAGAAGAACGCCATGAGAAGCTGTGAAGAGATGAGGATGGAATCTTTGGTTTGCCCTAAACCTATTAGATTTGGTCTGATGAACAGAAACCATATCAGACCCTTTAGGCCACAAATTTTGAG CTATCAATCAGAGGTTGAAGATTCAGGTGTTAGGGAAGATCTTCTGGATATCATTCTCCCCAAG GGAAATTGCTATAGTGAAAGATTTGGGGACCAATTTGgatcatcaccaccaccatttTTTTGTGGATCTCCACCTAGCAGGGCTTCAAACCCTGTGATCCAAGATGAGCAATTTGGCAATGGCAATGGTCATGGGAATTTTAGTCCATTTTCCATGGCACCCTCTTCACCATCTTCCTCAGCTAGAGGTTGTGCTCCAATGAAGAAGTTTGGTCACACACAAGCTGCAGTGAGGATTGAAGGTTTTGATTGTCTCAATAGGGATAGGAGCAACTGCAGCATTTCAGCTGTTGCATAA